Genomic segment of Phycisphaerales bacterium AB-hyl4:
CTCGTACGGGGAGGTGACGACGCGGTATTCGAGCACGCGCCCAATTCTGTGCGTCTGGTGAATGGCATCGGCTCGGTGTGTTTGCCCCAAATTCGTCGCCGTGTGTTCGAGCGATTTACGAAGGAGGGTTATCAGTTCGCAACACTGATTCACCCCTCGGCGACCGTGTCGCAATCGGTCCGGCTGGAACAGGGGGTGCAGATCATGGCGAACGCGACGATCCAGCCCGGCGTCAGGCTCGGCCGAAACACGTTGATCAACACCACGGCGTCGATCGACCACGACTGCATCGTGGAGGATCATGTTCACATTGCACCGGGCGTGACCCTCAGTGGCAATGTGACGGTGGGCGATACCAGCCACCTGGGAACCGGTGCGACGGTGATTCAGGGGGTTCAACTGGGCGATCACGTGCTGGTCGGGGCGGGCGCGGTCGTGGTGAGGGCGGTCGCTGCTCGCACGAGGGTGATCGGTGTGCCGGCCCGGCAGGTGGGCGATGCCGACCGCGCCGATATGGCAAACGAGCCGACGGTTGGCGGGGCGAGCCCACGGTTCAACGTCATGCTTTCGGCGGCCGGCCGACGCGTTGCGTTGCTCAAGTTGCTACAGCAATCGCTGAGTGAATTGAGGCAGGACAGCTACGTGGTGGCGACAGATATCTCACGTTGCAGCTCGGCCTTTCAGTTGGCCGAGGTCGGTTGTCTGGTTCCCAGTTACTCCAGCGCCGATTGTCTTGAGCAGATGCTCGAAATCTGTCGGACCCACGCGGTTCGCCTCATTGTGCCCACCATCGATCCGGACCTGAGTTTCTTCAGTCAACACCAGCGGAGGTTCGAGCAGATCGGCGCGCAGATCATGATTGGATCGGTCGAGACGATCCGCATCTGCAACGATAAGCAGATGACGCACGACTGGCTGGTCGCGCATGACTTTCCGACCATGCGGCAAACCAGCGCGACGGCGCTTCTCGACGATGCGAGCGACTGGCGTTTTCC
This window contains:
- a CDS encoding NeuD/PglB/VioB family sugar acetyltransferase; translation: MMSNTPVTTADRNLPLIVIGAGGHARVLLDLLRSLGRQVFFITDHDSAQHGRTIEGVLVRGGDDAVFEHAPNSVRLVNGIGSVCLPQIRRRVFERFTKEGYQFATLIHPSATVSQSVRLEQGVQIMANATIQPGVRLGRNTLINTTASIDHDCIVEDHVHIAPGVTLSGNVTVGDTSHLGTGATVIQGVQLGDHVLVGAGAVVVRAVAARTRVIGVPARQVGDADRADMANEPTVGGASPRFNVMLSAAGRRVALLKLLQQSLSELRQDSYVVATDISRCSSAFQLAEVGCLVPSYSSADCLEQMLEICRTHAVRLIVPTIDPDLSFFSQHQRRFEQIGAQIMIGSVETIRICNDKQMTHDWLVAHDFPTMRQTSATALLDDASDWRFPLFAKPRRGSSSTGATVVRDINELRIVTAAGDYIVQELAAGQEYTVDVYVDRQGRCRCAVPRQRLETRGGEVSKGVTVRCEPVQELACHIAEALPGAWGVMNVQVFFDARTQAMQVCEINARFGGGYPLTHQAGAPMTRWMIREAQGLSIDAAKNEWAEGLVMLRYDEAVFVSRDQAGLSVNNVPAAAKSLPSEA